From a single Paraburkholderia sp. FT54 genomic region:
- a CDS encoding lecithin retinol acyltransferase family protein, translating to MNTNQTSSENSEDRCDAASTIDLPIGAHLVTQRRGYEHHGIYVGNGRVVHYSGFASSAHRGPVEEVELERFAAGHPLSIRPTPSARYVGDEAVRRARSRLGENHYRLLTNNCEHFCAWCLLGESRSEQVHCCLRHPRTGMHALVCLVKAFVESSAKGAHGSAQFA from the coding sequence ATGAACACGAACCAAACCAGCAGCGAAAACAGCGAAGACCGCTGCGACGCCGCGTCCACTATCGACCTGCCGATCGGCGCGCATCTGGTCACGCAACGTCGCGGTTACGAACACCACGGCATTTATGTGGGCAATGGCCGCGTGGTTCATTACTCGGGCTTTGCGAGTTCAGCGCACCGCGGCCCGGTTGAAGAAGTGGAACTGGAACGCTTCGCCGCCGGCCATCCGCTGTCGATTCGCCCGACTCCGTCCGCCCGCTACGTCGGCGACGAAGCCGTGCGCCGCGCGCGCTCCCGTCTCGGCGAAAACCACTATCGCCTGCTGACGAACAACTGCGAGCACTTCTGCGCGTGGTGCCTGCTCGGCGAAAGCCGCAGCGAACAGGTGCATTGCTGCTTGCGCCATCCGCGTACCGGCATGCATGCGCTGGTGTGCCTCGTGAAGGCTTTCGTGGAAAGCAGCGCGAAGGGCGCTCACGGTTCCGCGCAGTTCGCGTGA
- a CDS encoding LysR family transcriptional regulator, with translation MRPYLPLNALRAFESSARHLSFTRAALELNVTQAAVSQQVRTLEERLGTALFKRLPRGLAMTDEGLALRPVLTDAFDRIEAVLKQFEGGHFHEVLTVGVVGTFAVGWLMPRLKSFRDAHPFVELRLLTNNNLVDLATEGLDFAIRFGDGTWPGSLATRLLDAPLALLCTPEIAARLSKPEDLADETLLRSYRADDWMSWFSAAGIAPRPIRGPVFDSSRLMVEAAMQGAGIALAPALMFDHEINTGRLVRPFEVEVHAGSYWLTWLKGKPMTPAMLLFNQWIIKEALVQTRN, from the coding sequence ATGAGACCGTACCTTCCGTTGAACGCGCTGCGCGCCTTCGAATCGTCCGCCCGGCATCTGAGCTTCACGCGCGCGGCGCTCGAACTGAACGTCACCCAGGCTGCCGTCAGCCAGCAGGTCAGGACGCTGGAAGAGAGGCTAGGCACGGCGCTCTTCAAGCGTCTGCCGCGCGGCCTCGCCATGACCGACGAAGGCCTCGCGCTGCGTCCCGTGCTGACCGACGCGTTCGATCGGATCGAGGCCGTGCTCAAGCAATTCGAAGGCGGCCATTTTCACGAGGTGCTGACGGTCGGCGTGGTGGGCACCTTCGCGGTAGGTTGGCTGATGCCGCGCCTCAAGTCGTTTCGCGACGCGCATCCGTTCGTCGAACTGCGGCTGCTGACGAACAACAACCTGGTCGATCTCGCCACCGAAGGTCTCGACTTCGCGATCCGCTTCGGCGACGGCACGTGGCCTGGTTCGCTCGCGACCCGGCTGCTCGATGCGCCGCTCGCGCTGCTATGCACGCCGGAGATCGCCGCGCGTCTGTCGAAACCGGAGGATCTCGCCGACGAAACCTTGCTGCGCTCCTATCGCGCCGATGACTGGATGAGCTGGTTCAGCGCCGCCGGCATTGCGCCGCGGCCGATTCGCGGACCGGTGTTCGATTCGTCGCGGTTGATGGTGGAAGCGGCGATGCAGGGCGCGGGTATCGCGCTTGCGCCCGCACTGATGTTCGATCACGAGATCAACACAGGCCGGCTGGTCCGCCCGTTCGAAGTGGAGGTTCACGCTGGCAGTTACTGGCTGACATGGTTGAAGGGCAAACCCATGACGCCGGCGATGCTGCTGTTCAATCAGTGGATCATCAAGGAAGCGCTCGTGCAGACGCGGAATTAG
- a CDS encoding DUF4126 domain-containing protein produces the protein MSVFVLALLIGVVAGLRAMTAPAAVSWAAHLGWLPLQDTPLAFLGFTATPYVFTVLAIVELITDQLPKTPSRTVPMQFGARLVLGGLSGAAIGAAHGAVGNGLIAGLIGVVIGTVGGARVRGVMARAFGRDQPAALIEDAVAIVGAALIVMALR, from the coding sequence ATGTCTGTCTTTGTCCTGGCATTGCTGATCGGCGTCGTGGCCGGCCTGCGCGCGATGACCGCGCCCGCCGCGGTCAGTTGGGCGGCGCATCTGGGCTGGTTGCCGCTGCAAGACACCCCGCTGGCTTTTCTCGGCTTCACCGCCACACCGTATGTCTTCACGGTGCTGGCCATTGTCGAACTGATCACCGACCAGCTGCCGAAAACCCCTAGCCGTACGGTGCCGATGCAATTCGGCGCGCGTCTCGTGCTGGGCGGGTTGAGCGGTGCGGCGATCGGCGCGGCGCATGGCGCAGTGGGGAACGGGTTGATCGCGGGATTGATCGGCGTCGTGATCGGCACCGTGGGCGGCGCGAGAGTTCGCGGCGTAATGGCGCGTGCGTTCGGACGGGACCAGCCGGCTGCGTTGATCGAAGATGCGGTGGCGATCGTCGGTGCGGCGTTGATCGTGATGGCGTTGCGATGA
- the tehA gene encoding dicarboxylate transporter/tellurite-resistance protein TehA, with amino-acid sequence MNSNRGTIPVAFFGIAVGALAFANLWRVAIGLWHLPAAAGDLMTVAALVVWFVILAAYGQKWLTHAAEARAEMQHPVQSSFAALGPVSSLLAAQLLQPYAHALALALFGVAVVAQLALGVYLRGRLWQGGRKPELVTPAIYLPTVAPSFVAGTASVAFGFHQLGGLFFGAGLLSWLAIESLILHRAAVHEPLPDALRPVLGIQLAPPVVGGVTYLSLSSGTPDLFALVLLGYGLYQALLLLRLLPWIRQQAFVPAYWAFSFGVAALPTMALRMVERGATGPVEWAAPVLFIAANVIIAILAVKTLGLLVRGKPIPATAPMSALPAPRASVDSRIARAG; translated from the coding sequence ATGAACAGCAATCGTGGGACGATTCCAGTTGCCTTCTTCGGGATCGCCGTGGGCGCACTGGCGTTCGCCAATCTGTGGCGCGTGGCGATCGGGCTCTGGCACCTGCCGGCCGCCGCGGGCGACTTGATGACTGTGGCCGCGCTCGTCGTGTGGTTTGTGATTCTGGCGGCCTACGGGCAAAAGTGGCTGACGCATGCCGCCGAAGCGCGCGCGGAAATGCAGCATCCGGTGCAATCGTCGTTTGCGGCGCTCGGCCCCGTTTCGAGCCTGCTGGCCGCGCAGCTTCTGCAGCCGTACGCGCACGCGTTGGCGCTCGCGTTGTTCGGCGTGGCCGTGGTCGCGCAACTGGCGCTCGGTGTGTATCTGCGTGGACGGCTCTGGCAGGGTGGCCGCAAGCCTGAACTGGTGACGCCAGCCATTTATCTGCCGACGGTGGCGCCGAGCTTCGTAGCCGGCACGGCTTCGGTCGCCTTCGGTTTCCATCAACTGGGCGGACTGTTTTTCGGCGCGGGTTTGCTGTCGTGGCTCGCGATCGAGTCGCTGATCCTGCACCGCGCGGCGGTGCATGAACCGCTGCCCGACGCATTGCGCCCGGTGCTCGGCATCCAGCTGGCGCCGCCGGTGGTGGGCGGCGTGACCTATCTGAGCCTGAGCAGCGGCACGCCTGACCTGTTCGCCCTGGTGCTGCTCGGCTACGGCTTGTACCAGGCTCTGCTGCTCCTGCGTTTGCTGCCGTGGATCCGCCAACAGGCTTTCGTGCCGGCGTACTGGGCCTTCAGCTTCGGCGTCGCCGCCCTGCCGACGATGGCGCTTCGGATGGTCGAACGAGGCGCGACCGGGCCGGTCGAATGGGCCGCGCCGGTTCTGTTCATCGCGGCGAATGTGATCATCGCGATTCTGGCGGTGAAGACGCTGGGCTTGCTAGTACGCGGCAAGCCGATTCCCGCCACCGCGCCTATGAGTGCCCTACCCGCGCCGCGGGCATCCGTCGATTCACGTATCGCACGGGCCGGCTAG
- a CDS encoding IclR family transcriptional regulator: MPTPADKSNTKESEGVAVIDRACAILFAFRPDDAALTLAELAARTGLYKSTLLRLAGSLIQHRLLLRLDDGRYQLGSATFMLGALYQRSLNLGDILVPLMRELAETSGESVSFYVRDEAVRVCLHRVDSKHAVRFHVREGDVLPLESGSGGHALLAFDGMPGAPYDRIREDFYCVSIGERDRETAGVSMPVFGVRQSLRGVLTLAGPSSRIDQAFLERNLGALFDCAARATDALGGDSRAMRNAQRRAAEVQDK, encoded by the coding sequence ATGCCAACACCTGCGGACAAATCGAACACGAAGGAAAGCGAGGGTGTTGCCGTCATCGATCGTGCTTGCGCCATCCTGTTCGCCTTCCGGCCGGACGACGCCGCGCTCACGCTCGCCGAACTGGCGGCGCGCACGGGGCTTTACAAGAGCACGTTGTTGCGGCTCGCGGGTTCGCTGATCCAGCACCGTCTGCTGCTGCGTCTCGACGACGGCCGCTATCAACTCGGCTCCGCCACCTTCATGCTGGGAGCGCTGTATCAGCGCAGCCTCAACCTCGGCGATATTCTGGTGCCGCTCATGCGCGAACTCGCGGAAACCAGCGGTGAAAGCGTGTCGTTCTACGTACGCGACGAAGCGGTGCGGGTGTGTCTGCATCGGGTGGATTCGAAGCATGCGGTGCGTTTTCACGTGCGTGAAGGCGACGTGCTGCCGCTGGAAAGCGGTTCGGGCGGTCATGCATTGCTCGCCTTCGACGGCATGCCGGGCGCACCGTACGACAGGATTCGCGAGGACTTTTACTGTGTGTCGATCGGCGAGCGCGACCGGGAGACGGCGGGTGTTTCCATGCCGGTATTCGGCGTACGTCAAAGCCTGCGCGGCGTGCTGACGCTGGCGGGTCCGAGCTCGCGTATCGACCAGGCGTTTCTCGAACGCAATCTCGGCGCGCTGTTCGATTGCGCCGCGCGCGCCACCGACGCCTTGGGCGGCGATTCGCGCGCCATGCGCAACGCGCAGCGGCGCGCGGCCGAAGTTCAGGACAAGTAG
- a CDS encoding citryl-CoA lyase: MTQAFDAAKLAADYWSTSIIDIHPGSINVRGFPIQELIGNISFPQMIWLMLRGELPDVEQARLFEAALVSSVDHGPHAPSIAISRIATSCGLPLNGAMASAINALDDVHGGAGQQAVELYDAIDARMRAGAALEDAVEQGVDTFIAAHGKYLPGFGHRFHPVDPRAPRLLALVDENVRAERISGRYAAIARGIEALLMGRKSKPVPMNIDGATAVIYAELGFAPELARGVFCLSRAVGILSHAWEQRGRKERNKGPMPRQMAYTYTGKPERHLP; the protein is encoded by the coding sequence ATGACGCAGGCATTCGACGCAGCGAAGCTCGCTGCCGACTATTGGAGCACCTCGATCATCGACATTCATCCGGGCTCGATCAACGTGCGCGGTTTCCCGATCCAGGAATTGATCGGCAACATCAGCTTTCCGCAGATGATCTGGCTGATGCTGCGCGGCGAACTGCCCGACGTCGAGCAGGCACGTCTGTTCGAAGCGGCGCTGGTTTCGTCGGTGGATCATGGGCCGCACGCGCCGTCGATTGCGATCTCGCGGATCGCGACTAGTTGCGGCTTACCGCTGAACGGCGCGATGGCCTCCGCGATCAACGCGCTGGACGACGTGCACGGCGGCGCGGGTCAGCAGGCGGTCGAACTGTACGACGCGATCGATGCGCGCATGCGAGCGGGCGCCGCGTTGGAAGACGCCGTCGAACAAGGCGTGGATACCTTCATCGCGGCGCACGGCAAATATCTGCCTGGCTTCGGGCATCGCTTTCATCCGGTCGATCCGCGTGCGCCGCGGCTTCTCGCGCTGGTGGACGAGAACGTGCGTGCGGAGCGCATCAGCGGACGCTATGCCGCGATCGCACGCGGCATCGAAGCGCTGCTCATGGGCCGCAAGAGCAAGCCCGTGCCGATGAATATCGACGGCGCCACCGCTGTGATCTACGCCGAACTCGGTTTTGCGCCCGAGTTGGCGCGCGGCGTGTTCTGCCTGTCGCGCGCGGTCGGCATTCTGTCGCATGCATGGGAACAGCGCGGACGCAAGGAGCGCAACAAAGGTCCGATGCCACGCCAGATGGCCTACACGTACACCGGCAAGCCCGAGCGGCATTTGCCTTGA
- a CDS encoding CoA transferase codes for MTLPLAGVRVLDLSNVLAGPFCAYQLALLGAEVIKVEHPEGGDLARRLGADKDASARNMGASFVAVNAGKQSLTLNLKDPRGKAILRELVKTADVLVENFRPGVMTRLGLDFDALREVNPNLVYCAISGFGMDGEFSKRPAYDQIIQGISGVMSVTGDAESAPLRVGYPVSDTVGGLTAAFGICAALLDARATGHGRMLDVSMLEATLATMGWVVSNFLNAGVTPTPMGNENFTAAPSGTFKTGDGPLNIAANENKQFASLCELIGRADLLDDPRFSERNARKLNRVALKAEIEAALAHDSAVNWEARFFEAGVPAGRVMSVPEILAHPHLESRGFIREFAADADTDRQRVTRAGFRLHDADTAPTTPAPVLSAHTHEQLAALGYDDAQIDQLRAEGVV; via the coding sequence ATGACGCTGCCGTTGGCTGGAGTCCGCGTACTGGACTTATCGAATGTATTGGCCGGTCCGTTTTGCGCATATCAGCTCGCGCTGCTCGGCGCCGAAGTGATCAAGGTCGAGCATCCGGAAGGCGGTGATCTGGCGCGCCGCCTGGGCGCCGACAAGGACGCGTCGGCGCGCAATATGGGCGCCTCGTTCGTCGCCGTGAACGCAGGCAAGCAGTCGCTTACGCTCAATCTGAAGGACCCGCGCGGCAAGGCGATTCTGCGCGAGCTCGTCAAAACCGCGGACGTGCTGGTCGAAAATTTCCGGCCCGGCGTGATGACGCGGCTCGGCCTCGATTTCGACGCGCTGCGCGAGGTCAATCCAAACCTCGTGTATTGCGCGATCTCCGGCTTCGGCATGGACGGCGAGTTTTCAAAGCGGCCTGCTTACGACCAGATCATCCAGGGCATCTCCGGCGTGATGAGTGTGACCGGCGACGCCGAGAGCGCACCGTTGCGCGTCGGCTACCCGGTGTCGGACACGGTGGGCGGTCTTACCGCGGCGTTCGGCATTTGCGCCGCGTTGCTCGACGCGCGCGCCACGGGCCACGGCCGCATGCTCGACGTGTCGATGCTCGAAGCCACGCTCGCGACCATGGGCTGGGTCGTCTCGAACTTCCTGAATGCGGGCGTCACGCCGACGCCGATGGGCAACGAGAACTTCACGGCCGCGCCGTCGGGCACCTTCAAAACCGGCGACGGCCCGCTCAATATCGCCGCCAACGAGAACAAACAGTTCGCGAGCTTGTGTGAGTTGATCGGGCGCGCGGATCTGCTCGACGATCCACGTTTTTCGGAACGCAACGCTCGCAAACTGAATCGCGTGGCACTGAAAGCAGAGATCGAAGCGGCACTCGCGCACGACAGCGCCGTGAACTGGGAAGCACGTTTCTTCGAAGCAGGCGTGCCGGCCGGCCGCGTGATGTCGGTGCCGGAGATTCTCGCGCATCCGCATCTGGAGTCGCGCGGCTTCATCCGCGAATTTGCCGCGGATGCCGACACGGACCGCCAGCGCGTGACTCGCGCGGGTTTTCGTCTGCACGACGCGGATACGGCGCCGACTACACCCGCGCCGGTGCTGTCGGCTCACACACATGAACAACTCGCCGCGCTCGGTTACGACGACGCGCAGATCGACCAACTACGCGCCGAAGGAGTGGTCTGA